The proteins below are encoded in one region of Phaseolus vulgaris cultivar G19833 chromosome 1, P. vulgaris v2.0, whole genome shotgun sequence:
- the LOC137816484 gene encoding patatin-like protein 2 isoform X1 encodes MERSKSSVEQIQPPTYGNLVTILSIDGGGIRGIIPATIIDFLESQLQELDGPEARLADYFDVISGTSTGGLVTAMLTAPDNNHRPLFAAKDIKPFYLEHGPKIFPHHSGLGGTIIANLVRSLGGPKYDGKYLHEVVREKLGEIRLHDTLTNVVIPTFDIKSMQPILFSSYQMKKCSYMDAKLSDICIGTSAAPTYLPAHTFTNQDSQGNLHQFNLIDGGVCANNPTLVAMNEVTKQIIKQNSDFFPIKPLEYSRFLIISIGTGTARNEEKFNGETAAKWGLLDWLTYNGSTPLTDVFTQSSADMVDFHLSAVTQALHSEDNYLRIQDDTLSGTESSVDIATKENLQKLSEIGQNLLKKSVSRVNLENGLFEPLANGETNQHALTRFAKILSQERRLREMRSPHTTKNKKPLVF; translated from the exons ATGGAGAGATCAAAATCATCCGTTGAACAAATTCAGCCTCCAACTTATGGAAACTTAGTGACCATTCTTAGCATCGATGGTGGTGGCATCAGGGGCATCATCCCCGCCACCATTATTGATTTCCTCGAGTCTCAGCTTCAG GAGTTGGATGGTCCAGAGGCAAGGCTTGCAGATTACTTTGATGTGATCTCAGGAACAAGCACGGGAGGTCTTGTAACAGCCATGCTAACTGCTCCTGACAACAACCATCGACCACTTTTTGCTGCCAAAGACATCAAGCCCTTTTACTTGGAACACGGTCCTAAGATTTTCCCACACCACAG TGGGCTTGGTGGAACTATAATAGCAAATTTGGTAAGATCTTTGGGAGGACCCAAATACGATGGGAAATACCTTCATGAGGTGGTGAGAGAGAAACTCGGAGAGATTCGGTTGCATGACACTCTCACCAACGTTGTGATTCCCACCTTCGACATCAAGTCTATGCAACccattcttttttcttcttatcaG ATGAAGAAGTGTTCTTACATGGATGCTAAACTCTCAGACATCTGCATAGGCACCTCCGCTGCACCTACTTATCTGCCTGCACACACTTTCACTAACCAAGACTCCCAAGGGAACCTACACCAATTCAATCTCATTGATGGCGGCGTTTGTGCAAATAACCCG ACCCTAGTTGCCATGAACGAAGTTACGAAGCAAATCATAAAGCAAAATTCAGATTTCTTTCCCATCAAGCCTCTGGAATATAGTCGGTTCCTGATAATTTCAATAGGCACTGGAACAGCAAGAAATGAGGAAAAATTCAATGGTGAAACTGCAGCAAAATGGGGTTTATTGGATTGGCTAACCTACAATGGGAGTACTCCATTGACAGACGTTTTCACGCAGTCGAGTGCAGACATGGTTGATTTCCATTTATCTGCTGTGACTCAAGCACTTCACTCTGAAGATAATTACCTTCGAATTCAGGATGACACCTTGAGTGGAACGGAATCTTCGGTTGACATTGCTACCAAGGAGAATCTGCAGAAGCTTAGTGAGATTGGTCAAAACCTGTTGAAGAAATCAGTCTCTAGGGTGAATTTAGAGAATGGTCTCTTTGAGCCACTCGCCAACGGGGAAACTAATCAACACGCTCTCACAAG GTTTGCAAAAATACTGTCTCAGGAGAGGAGGCTCCGTGAGATGAGATCCCCACACACTACAAAGAATAAGAAACCCCTCGTCTTCTAG
- the LOC137816484 gene encoding patatin-like protein 2 isoform X2 yields MLTAPDNNHRPLFAAKDIKPFYLEHGPKIFPHHSGLGGTIIANLVRSLGGPKYDGKYLHEVVREKLGEIRLHDTLTNVVIPTFDIKSMQPILFSSYQMKKCSYMDAKLSDICIGTSAAPTYLPAHTFTNQDSQGNLHQFNLIDGGVCANNPTLVAMNEVTKQIIKQNSDFFPIKPLEYSRFLIISIGTGTARNEEKFNGETAAKWGLLDWLTYNGSTPLTDVFTQSSADMVDFHLSAVTQALHSEDNYLRIQDDTLSGTESSVDIATKENLQKLSEIGQNLLKKSVSRVNLENGLFEPLANGETNQHALTRFAKILSQERRLREMRSPHTTKNKKPLVF; encoded by the exons ATGCTAACTGCTCCTGACAACAACCATCGACCACTTTTTGCTGCCAAAGACATCAAGCCCTTTTACTTGGAACACGGTCCTAAGATTTTCCCACACCACAG TGGGCTTGGTGGAACTATAATAGCAAATTTGGTAAGATCTTTGGGAGGACCCAAATACGATGGGAAATACCTTCATGAGGTGGTGAGAGAGAAACTCGGAGAGATTCGGTTGCATGACACTCTCACCAACGTTGTGATTCCCACCTTCGACATCAAGTCTATGCAACccattcttttttcttcttatcaG ATGAAGAAGTGTTCTTACATGGATGCTAAACTCTCAGACATCTGCATAGGCACCTCCGCTGCACCTACTTATCTGCCTGCACACACTTTCACTAACCAAGACTCCCAAGGGAACCTACACCAATTCAATCTCATTGATGGCGGCGTTTGTGCAAATAACCCG ACCCTAGTTGCCATGAACGAAGTTACGAAGCAAATCATAAAGCAAAATTCAGATTTCTTTCCCATCAAGCCTCTGGAATATAGTCGGTTCCTGATAATTTCAATAGGCACTGGAACAGCAAGAAATGAGGAAAAATTCAATGGTGAAACTGCAGCAAAATGGGGTTTATTGGATTGGCTAACCTACAATGGGAGTACTCCATTGACAGACGTTTTCACGCAGTCGAGTGCAGACATGGTTGATTTCCATTTATCTGCTGTGACTCAAGCACTTCACTCTGAAGATAATTACCTTCGAATTCAGGATGACACCTTGAGTGGAACGGAATCTTCGGTTGACATTGCTACCAAGGAGAATCTGCAGAAGCTTAGTGAGATTGGTCAAAACCTGTTGAAGAAATCAGTCTCTAGGGTGAATTTAGAGAATGGTCTCTTTGAGCCACTCGCCAACGGGGAAACTAATCAACACGCTCTCACAAG GTTTGCAAAAATACTGTCTCAGGAGAGGAGGCTCCGTGAGATGAGATCCCCACACACTACAAAGAATAAGAAACCCCTCGTCTTCTAG
- the LOC137816478 gene encoding 26S proteasome non-ATPase regulatory subunit 14 homolog has translation MSGMERLQRMFAGAGGALGHPPPDSPTLDSSEQVYISSLALLKMLKHGRAGVPMEVMGLMLGEFVDEYTVRVVDVFAMPQSGTGVSVEAVDHVFQTNMLDMLKQTGRPEMVVGWYHSHPGFGCWLSGVDINTQQSFEALNQRAVAVVVDPIQSVKGKVVIDAFRLINPQTMMLGQEPRQTTSNLGHLNKPSIQALIHGLNRHYYSIAINYRKNELEEKMLLNLHKKKWTDGLTLRRFDSHSKTNEQTVQEMLSLASKYNKAVQEEDELPPEKLAIANVGRQDAKKHLEEHVSNLMSSNIVQTLGMMLDTVVF, from the exons ATGTCAGGGATGGAGAGGCTTCAGAGGATGTTTGCGGGTGCAGGCGGAGCCCTAGGGCACCCTCCACCAGATTCCCCCACCCTCGATTCCTCCGAGCAGGTTTACATCTCCTCTCTCGCGCTTCTCAAAATGCTCAAACACg GAAGAGCTGGGGTACCCATGGAAGTGATGGGTCTGATGTTGGGGGAGTTCGTGGATGAGTACACCGTGCGCGTCGTGGATGTGTTTGCGATGCCTCAGAGTGGGACCGGTGTTAGCGTTGAAGCCGTTGATCATGTTTTTCAGACTAATATGCTTGATATGTTGAAGCAGACTGGAAG GCCGGAGATGGTTGTGGGGTGGTATCACTCGCATCCTGGATTTGGGTGTTGGCTTTCTGGAGTGGATATTAATACCCAACAG AGTTTTGAGGCTTTAAATCAACGTGCAGTGGCTGTGGTGGTGGATCCCATTCAGAGTGTTAAAGGCAAAGTGGTAATTGATGCTTTCCGGCTGATTAATCCACAAACTATGATGCTGGGTCAGGAACCACGGCAGACAACTTCCAACCTGGGCCATCTAAACAAGCCATCTATCCAA GCTCTGATCCATGGCTTGAATAGACATTATTATTCCATAGCAATTAATTACAGAAAGAATGAACTTGAAGAGAAGATGTTGCTTAACCTTCACAAAAAGAAGTGGACTGATGGTTTGACACTCAGGCGCTTTGATTCACATTCTAAAACTAATGAACAGACTGTCCAG GAGATGCTAAGTTTAGCATCCAAGTACAACAAGGCAGTGCAGGAAGAAGATGAGCTGCCACCAGAAAAACTCGCAATTGCAAATGTGGGAAGGCAAGATGCTAAGAAGCACCTCGAAGAGCACGTTTCCAATTTGATGTCATCAAACATTGTTCAGACTTTGGGAATGATGCTCGACACAGTTGTTTTCTAG
- the LOC137816486 gene encoding succinate dehydrogenase subunit 5, mitochondrial — protein sequence MEKMMRLRSLFRSLSCRSYHAFSSTKHILPSTSLLSHSPNHFPSPSSSECRSPFSMGLGSMRFFSEDVTHMPNIKDPELYNAFKDLLAVNWSELPDSVVHDVKNVLSRNTDDKAGKEVVENVFRAAEAVEEFGGILVSLKLEIDDSIGVSGEDVKPLPNHIKNALNLIFDRYSTYLNSFGPDENYLRKKVEIELGASMINLKMRCSGLGAEWGKVTVLGTSGLAGSYVEQRA from the exons aTGGAGAAAATGATGCGACTCAGATCACTTTTCCGATCACTGAGTTGCAGATCTTATCACGCTTTTTCTTCCACCAAGCATATCCTTCCTTCAACCTCTCTTCTCTCTCATTCTCCCAATCACTTTCCTTCTCCCTCTTCCTCAg AATGCAGGTCTCCTTTCTCGATGGGTTTAGGGAGCATGCGATTCTTTAGCGAAGATGTGACTCACATGCCCAATATTAAAGACCCTGAACTGTACAATGCTTTCAAGGATTTGTTGGCTGTAAATTGGAGTGAGCTTCCGGATTCTGTTGTTCATGACGTTAAGAATGTGTTGTCTAGAAACACTGATGACAAGGCTGGCAAGGAGGTTGTGGAGAATGTGTTCCGAGCAGCTGAAGCTGTTGAGGAGTTTGGTGGGATTCTAGTCAGCTTGAAACTGGAAATTGATGACAGCATTGGAGTGAGCGGCGAG GATGTAAAGCCATTGCCTAATCATATAAAAAATGCTCTTAATCTCATTTTTGATCGTTACTCCACCTATTTGAATTCCTTTGGACCGGACGAGAATTATCTGCGGAAGAAGGTGGAGATAGAGTTGGGCGCAAGCATGATTAACTTAAAGATGAGATGCAGTGGCCTTGGTGCTGAATGGGGAAAG GTTACTGTTCTTGGAACTTCTGGACTTGCGGGTTCATATGTTGAGCAAAGAGCTTAG
- the LOC137816485 gene encoding uncharacterized protein, which translates to MSGSGSNSSELNRTTSASSNRSKNAPGNRTDVGWKHVIDINGNGKKVKCSYCSKTMSGGIFRFKHHLAGTREDSEPCYSVPEEIRDLMIKIVAEAKQASLKKRKLNIIDEDQGCEGLEERQHIFGSKGKEKVGSKGAVQATINQMMKKGYKEEVDAQVAEFFYTSAIPFNVIKNPAFTKMCEMIGKYGAGYKPPSYHDIREKLLKQAIDKTDLVLQEYKEEWKKTGCTIMSDGWTDKKRRSICNFLVNSPKGTVFMYSLDTSDISKTADKVFKMLDDVVELVGEENVVQVVTDNAANFKAAGELLMQKREHLYWTPCAAHCIDLIFEDFEKKLKVHELTIKKGRKITTYIYGRSMLISMLKKFTKERDLIRPGVTRFATAYLTLGCLHELKASLLTMFSSEEWKTSKFGTSQEGKKVENMILDNRFWKNISTCLKVAAPLMVVLRLVDSDAKPAMGFIYEEMDRAKEKIKNNFNHIKKSYEEVWQIIDARWDNQLHRPLHAAAYYLNPQFHYEPEFRSDDPEVKEGLYTSMRRLVKDAAERRIINVQLVEYHFGRGAFAMDDAKESRKTILPGEWWEMFGYRTPELKRFAIRILSLTCSSSGCERNWSSFEMVHTKRRNRLHQKKMNDLVYVMYNLKLSNKQIRKTVALPFDDIQSDDEWITEEGDNIDEIDQVQDANVHLNPAITVPTLDAFDLENLTFDVNVDEDEDEDGDDDGDDDGDDGEDIIRGLDMEI; encoded by the exons ATGTCTGGGAGTGGATCAAATTCAAGTGAGCTCAATAGAACTACATCTGCATCTTCTAATAGAAGTAAAAATGCTCCAGGAAATAGAACTGATGTTGGATGGAAGCATGTGATAGATATTAATGGCAATGGTAAAAAAGTGAAGTGTAGTTATTGTTCAAAGACTATGAGTGGAGGAATCTTTAGGTTCAAACATCATCTGGCTGGAACTAGGGAGGACTCTGAACCTTGTTATTCTGTTCCAGAAGAAATAAGAGATTTGATGATAAAAATTGTTGCAGAAGCTAAGCAAGCCtctttgaaaaaaagaaagttaaatataATTGATGAAGACCAAGGATGTGAGGGGCTTGAAGAAAGACAACATATATTTGGTtctaaaggaaaagaaaaagttggTAGTAAGGGGGCAGTTCAAGCTACCATAAATCAAATGATGAAGAAAGGTTATAAAGAAGAAGTGGATGCTCAAGTTGCTGAATTTTTTTACACAAGTGCCATTCCgtttaatgtaattaaaaatcCAGCTTTTACAAAGATGTGTGAAATGATTGGAAAATATGGAGCTGGCTATAAACCTCCATCTTATCATGATATTAGAGAAAAACTATTGAAGCAAGCAATTGACAAAACTGATTTAGTGCTTCAAGAATACAAGGAAGAGTGGAAGAAAACAGGTTGCACAATCATGTCTGATGGGTGGACAGATAAAAAGAGGCGTTCTATTTGCAACTTCTTGGTAAATAGTCCTAAAGGGACTGTTTTTATGTATTCATTGGACACCTCGGACATATCAAAAACTGCAGATAAAGTTTTTAAGATGCTGGATGATGTTGTTGAATTAGTTGGAGAAGAAAATGTGGTACAAGTGGTGACTGATAATGCTGCAAATTTCAAGGCAGCTGGAGAGTTGTTGATGCAAAAAAGGGAGCATTTGTATTGGACCCCATGTGCTGCCCACTGCattgatttgatttttgaagattttgaaaagaagttgAAGGTCCATGAGCTTACTATCAAGAAAGGAAGAAAGATCACCACTTATATTTATGGCAGATCAATGCTAATCAGCATGTTGAAGAAGTTCACAAAAGAAAGAGACTTGATAAGACCGGGTGTAACTAGATTTGCCACCGCTTATTTAACTCTAGGTTGTCTTCATGAACTGAAAGCCTCATTATTGACCATGTTCAGTTCTGAAGAATGGAAAACAAGTAAATTTGGAACTTCACAAGAggggaaaaaggttgaaaatatGATATTAGACAACCGATTTTGGAAGAATATCTCCACGTGCCTCAAAGTTGCTGCCCCTCTTATGGTGGTCCTAAGATTGGTGGATTCAGATGCAAAACCTGCAATGGGTTTCATATATGAAGAGATGGATCGTGCAAAGGAGAAGATTAAGAACAATTTTAATCATATTAAGAAAAG CTATGAAGAGGTTTGGCAAATAATTGATGCAAGATGGGATAATCAACTTCATAGGCCTCTGCATGCAGCTGCATACTATCTTAATCCACAATTCCATTATGAACCTGAGTTTAGATCTGATGATCCTGAGGTGAAAGAAGGCTTGTATACATCCATGAGAAGATTGGTTAAGGATGCTGCTGAAAGAAGGATAATTAATGTGCAACTTGTTGAGTATCATTTTGGTAGAGGAGCCTTTGCAATGGATGACGCAAAGGAAAGTAGAAAAACAATACTTCCTGGAGAATGGTGGGAGATGTTTGGGTATAGAACTCCTGAGTTGAAGAGGTTTGCTATCCGAATTCTAAGCTTGACTTGTAGCTCTTCTGGATGTGAGCGAAATTGGAGCTCATTTGAAATG GTTCATACAAAGAGAAGAAACCGTTTGCATCagaaaaagatgaatgatttggtGTATGTCATGTACAACTTGAAGTTGAGTAATAAGCAAATTAGAAAAACAGTTGCTCTTCCCTTTGATGATATTCAATCAGATGATGAATGGATAACTGAAGAGGGAGATAATATTGATGAGATTGATCAAGTTCAAGATGCAAATGTTCACTTAAATCCGGCAATAACAGTTCCAACTCTAGATGCATTTGATCTTGAAAATTTGACTTTTGATGTCAATGtggatgaagatgaagatgaagatggagatgatgatggagatgatgatggagatgatggagAGGATATCATTAGAGGATTGGACATGGAAATTTGa
- the LOC137816479 gene encoding uncharacterized protein: MGGVFYHEESANHNKRCKFLAGTLKEVFSHCQTFSRRLSTASLEEECPIIEDVDEMVVSVVRSRAMEKQKLKPSPLRDDFSWTDSPATRELYVTMASPQPRVVIGDGEDDEREEFFSVKSCLSCCSSNAVSEQPFFSVKTNLSRCSSMSGVDMSEHWRRSIIQEFCHCQGWPFGLCRKAVLLPPLPKSPSESWLSRKIQRSTKVI; encoded by the exons ATGGGTGGTGTCTTCTACCATGAGGAGTCAGCGAACCATAACAAGAGATGCAAATTCCTTGCAGGGACTCTGAAAGAAGTATTTTCCCACTGTCAAACTTTTAGCCGCAGGCTTTCTACTGCAAGCCTTGAGGAGGAGTGCCCCATCATTGAAGATGTTGATGAG ATGGTTGTTTCGGTAGTTAGAAGCCGAGCTATGGAGAAACAAAAGCTGAAGCCAAGCCCATTGAGAGATGACTTTTCCTGGACAGATTCTCCTGCAACAAGGGAACTGTATGTGACAATGGCATCACCACAACCAAGGGTGGTGATAGGTGATGGAGAAGATGATGAAAGAGAAGAGTTTTTCTCCGTCAAAAGTTGTCTGTCATGCTGTTCTTCGAATGCTGTGAGTGAGCAGCCATTTTTTTCTGTGAAGACCAACCTGTCTAGATGTTCAAGCATGAGTGGGGTTGACATGTCAGAGCATTGGAGGCGTTCAATAATTCAAGAGTTCTGCCACTGCCAAGGGTGGCCTTTTGGGCTGTGCCGGAAAGCTGTGCTACTTCCACCACTGCCTAAGTCACCATCTGAGTCATGGTTGTCACGCAAAATACAAAGAAGTACCAAAGTTATCTGA
- the LOC137816481 gene encoding uncharacterized protein, with amino-acid sequence MTDPTNSHHSLTTKRKLAPDRFCLNASTPTTKLGTHDLIRFWGREILPKGQPFSGFDSERESGQWWDEDRGGKEEKGREMARGEWRLQLLNRGNWNCSYKKITLLVCFFNIVVALYSLRCLYASLYIYSGSVARNIVVYKPDQIQKMEESNRIRKDYKPAELMKLVKEFEGEFSREDVVVKLPRHLKQKIIDEVMQKLGSLKGSSINVSHPQVMAKEREAVESWRKQKLEEVKLAIVKGTSNSIIPHEEAGMLLRALGTDWTVVSEEIGLWIPFEVGNEEHNDKPEGESEIEEEVLPGRPLPPQCNAELHTDYGGVAVRWGLTHHKDSAADCCQACLDHAKHAKKDEKKCNIWVYCPSQFGCHSPDIYQHKYQECWLKYAEKPKLNFKDKYPEWYRNLRPSAPLVVPWASGIVST; translated from the exons ATGACTGATCCGACCAATTCCCACCATTCCCTGACCACAAAGCGTAAGTTAGCACCCGACCGGTTCTGTCTCAATGCTTCAACCCCCACAACAAAACTAGGCACTCACGATCTAATTCGATTCTGGGGTCGCGAAATCTTGCCAAAGGGGCAACCTTTTTCTGGTTTTGATTCGGAAAGAGAAAGTGGGCAATGGTGGGATGAGGATAGAGGGGGAAAAGAAGAGAAAGGGAGGGAAATGGCGAGAGGGGAGTGGAGGCTTCAACTTCTGAACAGAGGGAACTGGAATTGTTCCTACAAGAAAATAACTCTTCTAGTTTGCTTTTTCAACATTGTTGTTGCTCTCTACTCTCTTCGCTGTCTCTATGCTTCTCTTTATATCTACTCTGGTAGCGTTGCACGAAACA TTGTGGTGTATAAGCCAGATCAGATTCAAAAGATGGAAGAGTCTAATCGAATCAGGAAGGATTACAAACCGGCTGAGTTAATGAAACTG GTGAAGGAATTTGAAGGTGAGTTTTCAAGAGAAGATGTGGTGGTTAAGTTGCCACGGCATTTGAAACAGAAAATAATTGATGAGGTTATGCAGAAACTAGGTAGCTTGAAGGGAAGCAGCATAAATGTCTCCCACCCCCAGGTCATGGCTAAGGAGCGAG AAGCAGTTGAAAGTTGGCGCAAACAAAAATTGGAAGAAGTCAAGTTGGCTATTGTCAAAGGGACTTCCAACTCAATCATTCCACATGAAGAGGCAG GAATGCTACTAAGAGCTTTGGGGACTGATTGGACTGTGGTTTCTGAAGAAATTGGCCTTTGGATACCATTTGAGGTTGGTAATGAAGAACATAATGACAAACCTGAGGGCGAGTCAGAGATAG AGGAGGAAGTTCTTCCTGGCAGGCCCCTTCCACCTCAATGCAATGCCGAACTTCATACGGATTATGGTGGCGTTGCGGTGAGATGGGGTCTTACTCATCACAAAGATAGTGCAGCTGATTGCTGTCAGGCTTGCTTGGACCATGCTAAACATGCCAAAAAAGACGAAAAGAAATGCAATATTTGGGTTTATTGCCCATCACAATTTGGGTGTCATTCACCAGATATCTATCAGCACAAATATCAGGAATGCTGGCTGAAATAT GCAGAGAAACCCAAACTAAACTTTAAGGATAAGTATCCTGAATGGTATCGAAATTTGCGCCCCTCCGCACCATTGGTCGTCCCGTGGGCCTCTGGAATTGTCAGCACATGA
- the LOC137816487 gene encoding origin of replication complex subunit 2, with translation MDTNDNWDEDEEEEFEFSRNYFLAKELASSAKKSKHKLTDIDVVDEQELREAASRIQPKHEDEIALLLDSYKTIYPEWLLALRCGFGLLMYGFGSKKALIEDFASTALTEYSVVVINGYLQSINLKQAVIALAELLWDQMKTKRRVLYRESPKSQQPLNSQSMEELLTLLDQAEIDDVDFFVCVVIHNIDGPGLRDSETQQYLARLAACARIRIVATIDHINAPLFWDKKMAHTQFNWSWYHVPTFAPYKVEGMFYPLILAHGSASQTVKTATIVLLSLTRNAQSVFKVLAEHQLSHPDEGMPISDLYSVCRERFLVSSQVTLNSNLTEFKDHELVKIKKHSDGQDCLHIPLTAEALQKVVFEIN, from the exons ATGGATACCAATGACAATTGGGACGAGGACGAGGAGGAAGAGTTCGAGTTCTCAAGAAACTATTTTCTGGCGAAGGAACTTGCTTCCTCGGCCAAGAAATCGAAGCATAAGCTAACCGACATCGACGTCGTTGATGAACAG GAGTTGAGGGAAGCCGCATCGCGAATTCAACCCAAGCATGAAGACGAGATCGCTCTCTTATTGGATTCCTATAAAACCATATACCCTGAATGGCTTTTGGCGCTAAG GTGTGGTTTTGGGCTTCTAATGTATGGATTTGGATCTAAGAAAGCTCTGATTGAAGATTTCGCTTCGACGGCACTGACTGAGTATTCTGTAGTTGTCATTAATGGATATCTTCAATCCATTAACTTAAAACAG gCTGTGATAGCTTTAGCTGAACTTCTGTGGGACCAAATGAAAACCAAACGAAGGGTTTTATATCGGGAATCACCGAAGAGCCAGCAGCCACTGAATTCTCAATCGATGGAAGAACTTCTTACATTATTGGATCAAGCAGAAATAGATGATgttgatttttttgtttgtgttgttaTTCACAATATTGATGGACCTGGATTGAGGGACTCTGAAACCCAACAGTATCTTGCTCGACTAGCTGCCTGCGCACGTATTCGGATTGTTGCCACTATTGACCACATCAATGCACCACTGT TTTGGGACAAAAAGATGGCCCACACGCAGTTCAATTGGTCCTGGTATCACGTTCCTACTTTTGCCCCTTACAAGGTTGAAGGCATGTTTTATCCTCTGATTCTTGCTCATGGCAGTGCCAGCCAAACTGTCAAAACAGCCACAATAGTTTTGCTAAGTTTGACACGTAATGCTCAGAGTGTATTTAAAGTTCTTGCTGAACATCAACTCTCTCACCCAGACGAAG GAATGCCAATAAGTGATCTCTACTCAGTCTGTCGAGAACGTTTCCTTGTTAGCAGTCAAGTTACGCTGAACTCTAATCTAACTGAATTTAAAGACCATGAGCTGGTCAAGATTAAAAAGCATTCTGATGGTCAAGATTGCTTGCACATCCCACTGACAGCAGAAGCACTTCAGAAAGTTGTGTTTGAGATCAATTAG